The sequence AGGAATTTTTTCAGAGCATATCTTTCAGCCGCGTGAAATACAGAGGTTTATTTCGTCTATATGTACTGGTGTGGAAATTTTTTTCTTAAACGGTGAAAATTGGCCAGGAATTGCTGATTTTGCCGGTTTGTTAAGTAATTATGATATAACTGTAAAAAAATTAGAAATTCCTGTCAGTAAAGAATATCAATATGCTAAAAATTATAAGGATAAAGTGCATGCTGTTTTGCGAAAACATTGGGGCAAGGATGCTACCTTTAGAATTTATTCAATGTATAGAAATGATAAGCGGGACGGTAGTTTAACCGAGGTATCGCAGGAAGATATAGTGTATGAAATTATTGAACAAGTTTATTCCGCGAAAAATAATGAGCAGTACCAAGATATATTTTTTGTAGCCTCAACAGGAGCCGGTAAATCTTTGCTTTATCAATTGCCGTCCAAAATTTTTCATGACGAGAATATGGTTACCGTTGTTATAACACCTCTGAAATCTTTAATGACTGATCAATACCAAGATGCACGTATCAAAGGATTACGACACGTTGTTTATATAAACTCAGATGTTCCGTACGCCGAGAGGCAGGTTAGACTTGAAGGTGTTAAGCAAGGTACTTATTCATTGCTATATATTTCACCAGAATTTCTTCAACGAGTTTATGATATTCGCCAGATTGTCGGCGACAGAGAAATAGCGCTGTTTGTAGTGGATGAAGCGCATTGTGTTTCTTCATGGGGCAAGGATTTTCGGGCTGATTATGGCTACCTTGGGAGATATATTGCGCGTTATAAAAATCGTGATGGTAGATTTCCGATTTTGGCGTTAACTGCTACGGCTGTTTATGGTGGGCCACTTGATACCATAGCGGAAATTTCCATGGATTTAAAAATGCAAAACCCCATTATTTATATGACTGATGTAAAACGAAAAAATATATCTATAAATATAAAGAAGTTTCAATTTAGCACAGGCAAATATGACAAAAATAAACATCAAATTGCTTTATCACGCGTGAAGCAATTTCTAGAAGACAATCGGAAATTTATAGTGTATTCACCATACAAAACAACAAGCAATAATTTATTTATCGATATTGACGCTAAAAAAAGAGAGCATGTTAGAGTATACACCGGTGAAACAACATATGAAGAAGGGCTGGCTATACTTGATGATTTTAAAAGAGGGGCTGTTCGCGGTGTTATAGCTACAAAGGCATTTGGCATGGGGGTCGATATTCGCGATATTGAGGTTGTATACCATTATGCCATTCCGGCAAATCTAGCAGATTATGTTCAAGAAATTGGTCGTGCGGGGAGAGATGCAACTGTTAATGCTGAAGCGATTTGCGATTTTCATCCCAAAGACTTTGGGTATTGGCGTACGGATAAACCCCTTAATTTTGGA is a genomic window of Thermosinus carboxydivorans Nor1 containing:
- a CDS encoding helicase-related protein gives rise to the protein MAIIDDFLKECVEKVDNHDVVVLVGFTKEQTDYIRAYLKPKYNWVDYRGVTTYKKLSEVVNDNLINILFELKQGKKILLSYEELLLLAPQLNFVKDKNYLILKNPLNIVLPLEYSQSLLSDLYSKSIDLSDSDDEEVTAVFQFYNVIPIETKNGLLFHGECRDLGEIISTLQSVEIFPQVIGMEPPIVQRKISEINDSKILVMDLSGQGIFSEHIFQPREIQRFISSICTGVEIFFLNGENWPGIADFAGLLSNYDITVKKLEIPVSKEYQYAKNYKDKVHAVLRKHWGKDATFRIYSMYRNDKRDGSLTEVSQEDIVYEIIEQVYSAKNNEQYQDIFFVASTGAGKSLLYQLPSKIFHDENMVTVVITPLKSLMTDQYQDARIKGLRHVVYINSDVPYAERQVRLEGVKQGTYSLLYISPEFLQRVYDIRQIVGDREIALFVVDEAHCVSSWGKDFRADYGYLGRYIARYKNRDGRFPILALTATAVYGGPLDTIAEISMDLKMQNPIIYMTDVKRKNISINIKKFQFSTGKYDKNKHQIALSRVKQFLEDNRKFIVYSPYKTTSNNLFIDIDAKKREHVRVYTGETTYEEGLAILDDFKRGAVRGVIATKAFGMGVDIRDIEVVYHYAIPANLADYVQEIGRAGRDATVNAEAICDFHPKDFGYWRTDKPLNFGVLS